AAGCCGTTGCCCACGGTACAGAGGGTGTCCAtggtggagcaggcgccgcccagcttCATGCACACCACGGCGCCCTCGGCGGTGGCGAGTGTGAGGTTGAGGCCGGTCAGCTTCATGACGGCTTTGTTGGAGTTAGAGGGGCCGTACGGGTCAAacgtgggcgccagcgcggggcgACCGTTGACCGTCACGCCCGTCACCGCAAACTTGCACTGAGCGTTAATGTCCAGCTCAATCTTGTACAGGTCGATCTTCTTGTCACAGCAGGGCGATCCGGGCTTAGCGCATGGCACCACGCGCGTGGTCATGCACACGCGGTTGCCGGCGACGGTGTAGGGCATGTCCAGCCGGAATCGCGACTGCTGCGGGTCACGCGTGCAGCTGTAGGGCGGGAAGGTCTGGCCGAGCGCGGAGCAGGCgaggcctgccgccagcactagCGCCAGCAATGCTGACGCTCTCATGTTTGCGAGTGGAAGCAACTGCAGGCAGAAGGAGTGACagaagggaagggaggagcGGCGGTTAGCGCAATGGAAGGCCCGCGGACTGCACACGATGGTGAGGAAAACGGCGAGCTCGTGAGCTACCCCCTTCAGAGACTCGGACCCAAGCGCCTTACGCTCGCAGCAGGTACTCTACATTACATTCTCATACGGTCACATAGGTGCCGCGACGGCGTTGCTCGCGGTTGCTTTCGGGTGAGTCGGACGCAACCGCATTCGCTGATGGCAAGGGCCCGTTGCACATCCTGGCTCGCCGAGCCCCAGCAACCCCTCAGCAGCTCTTCTTACCTTGCACTAGTGTCCAGAGCTCCGATGGCTACTAAATTCAGGTAGTCCTGGAAGGCGAGGTAGAAATGCTCGGTGTGGGGGCAAGTGCGTCTAGGTCCTGGCTTGCGCTATGTGGTGAAGCGCTATGAGCCTTGCTCGATGCTGTGCCTGGAGCGGGCCGGCCCTTGGTATTTATTGCGGGCAGGAGTCGGACCAGTAGTGGCCCCCGTACGGCTAACCGACGAAAAGGCTGGCGCGAGGCAGGGGGAACGCGAATGGGAGGGCGTAACTCACGCCAACGCTACATATCCATGCTAGAGTATTATGCACACAACCAGTTTGACTGCAttgtgcggctgtgcccgcTGGTCGCGGCTATGATAACTTCGAGGAGGCTACTACACTGTCTGCAGCATAATGATATGTAGCTGCATAGGCAAATCGTGCGCCTGCGGTCGCTTGCCTGCCGAAGCGGGGACGCCGGGCATTCGCAGTTGTAATGACCTTTCGATAGAAGCAGAAACCGCGCCTGCTAAAAGCATGTACAGTACATGTCCAGGAACGCATTGCTTGCTGCGCCGCACTGCACCTTTGCCTGAAGGGCCTTCCGTGGCGGGGAAATTTGGAAAGTCGTTGGTCCTTGGCCTCGATCTCAGCGGTGGGTCTATCCCTGCCCCCGTGACTCGGTACCGAcacacggccgctgcagcttacTTCCCTAGGCGGTGGACACAGtggtgcgggctgctggggtgggcAGCACCGTCACAGGGAGGTTTAGGAGGTTTAGCTTACCGCATATTCGGCATGAAAGAGCTGGTCACGGCACGAAATCTGCAAACCGTTGTGCGCGCGTCCAGGATATTTACTCGCAGTTAAAACCGGGTCCGGGTGAATACGGGGCCAGCTTTCAATACCCGCACCCCTGGCCATGGGCAAGGGTCAGGCCACCGGTTTCGGCACGCGCAACCTCGCCTCCTGTATTGCCAGGACAACGTTGCTGCGCGGGGACCCGCGCCGAATGGCGCACCCCACCACAGCCTAcccagccgcccccgtccccgcagccgcccccgccactggcccagccgcgccgcccacccacccagcccccggcccctaccccgcccacgcccacNNNNNNNNNNNNNNNNNNNNNNNNNNNNNNNNNNNNNNNNNNNNNNNNNNNNNNNNNNNNNNNNNNNNNNNNNNNNNNNNNNNNNNNNNNNNNNNNNNNNCAGCGTTTGTGTTTCCAGAGTCGGgcttcctggtgtcgcacggcatgcatcgcacgcgcccatgccaaccgcagtgcgaccgggatgagccatgcagcgatcgcgctgtcgttacttcctcggccgcccggcgcactTGCTCATTTAACCGCATCCATCACTTCGCCATACTTAGTGTTCTTCGTTTATCCACCCaacgcagcgcacagccacagcccgctgcccgactcgcgcaccatgtcctcgcggttgTTTTGGGGGTCacgttgcttgcctcgcgcctagcgccatagcttTTACGCggcagtgcatcacgcctcctgtccctccctccctcccatacatgtcgtgctgggcaccggtggcgctggtgttctccaggttggtttcgggcgcatcctttctggtagtcccaagcaacgcccggccgccgtcgtccagcccagccatcccaatacagcagccgctttctgtcagccagccatgggcgcgaccgtccacagcgtttaccgtcggttacgaggtaacatgtgaattcgcaacttgcgctactgactgcctactctcgtgccacctgcaagcccactccgccgtccgctctggtctacgtacgcatgcGTTCCCACCACACTCGTCATTAACGTTGTACCGTGCATTGTACTGCACAAGGTCAGGGTCTGTCAGTACCCTTTGTCAGGTCGCTGACTGATGCGGACTGGCAGAAGTTGTGTCCACAGCCTGGGATTTTCCTGACGCTAGAGCGACGGAAGAGCTGGACAGAGAAAGCCTTGCAACGGATGCCATATCCCACTGATCCCACTCCCGGCTCGGCAAGCGCGCGCACGGCAAACCCTTTCTGTTCTATGAGCCTGTTACATGTATGCTTTCACTACCGTAATGCATTGCGGACTGTTTACGTAGGCTTCATGTGCAGTCAGCCGCAAAGACGGCATCATCATTTGAATATATGATGCCGCACAACCATGCATATCGTGCCAGTGTCATGCGCCCTCGCTTACTCAACCTTGCCTGCATTCAAGTGACTGCTTGTAGCTAATGAGACCTCTGCCCACTCGTGGGACAGCGGCCCGTTAAGTTTCTTGGAATACGGTATTGGCGGTGCAATCAACACGCCAATGGCTATGCTAGCAGTCATCACCGCTGTGTCAACCACTTGGGAGTCGTAGGAAAAGCTAGCCTGTCCTCCTTTGGATAGTGTCAGCACACCAAACTACCAATACGCCCCTGCCTTACCATTCAGTAACACACTCTGCCTAGCACGCAATCAGTGACACAGGAGCAGAGCAATCATGCGGCCGACCTAATAACTAACTACCGTATCTACCTCTGGCCTACCTATGCCTAGACGACTAAGTACAGCACATGACGACACGAGCTTCCTGGGCTACGGTATTACCGGCGCCCGCTGACTGCCACGAACGTGTCCAGCGGGCAGCACGTCTTGTCCTCTGAGAACATGGCGTagtagcagcggccctgggcgctgcgcgcgcagaACGACTGCAGCGTGGGGCAGGTGCTCTTGGCATTGAGCTCAATGCACACCTCGCGACCTGCCGAAGGCACGGACGCCGCGGCCATGTTGAGTGCGGGGATCTTGAACGTGCCCTTCGGCGCCCACTGCTGGTCCACCTTGACGCCATCTAGGTACACCGCcttgacgctgctgcggcacgcgtCCTTGCTCCACCACTCCACCTTggacaggcgctgggcgcagCACTTGTTGCTGGGGTCGATGCAGTCGGTGGTGTAGAGCGTGAGGCAGTACATCTTGTTGGGGCCCGACGCCGCCTTCTTCACCACGGGCGTGGGGTCAAAGGTGAAGGGCACGTTGCCGACGGTGCGGTTGCACTCGCAGAAGGGGAAGCTgacgggcacgggcggcggcgggcggcggatggcgggggtgagagggttcatgggcggctcagggctggggggcaggggcggctcgggcgagggcggcgcggggctgggaggcgcaggcgagggcgggcggggagacggaggaggcggagagggaggccggggcgagggaggcgcaggcgaaggcgggcgaggagacggaggaggcggagagggaggaggagggctaggaggaggaggcgagggaggaggcgggctcgggggagggggcgacggaggaggagggctgggaggcttgGGGGAaggaggctgggggctgggagggcgcgggctggggggcgccgggctgggcggcttgggcgaaggaggcgcaggagaaggagggcgtggcgaaggaggaggaggtgagggaggaggtggcgagggaggaggaggagagggaggaggagggctaggaggaggaggcgagggagggggaggagacgggggaggaggcgacggaggaggggggctgggagggcgaggggaaggaggctgggggctggggggcttgggagacgggggcgctggggaaggagggcgaggagagggagggggaggagagggaggagggggagacggcgggggcgggctgggaggagggggagaaggaggaggcggaggaggggggctgggaggagggggaggcggggggttgggcggctggggcgagggcggcgggggcatgaAGCCCAGCATCTGCACAGGACAGCAGTTGCAGGTGCCGCTCTGCACCAGCGCAGTCTGGCAGAAGCCGTTGCCCACGGTACAGAGGGTGTCCAtggtggggcaggcgccgcccagcttCATGCACACCACGGCGCCCTCGGCGGTGGCGAGTGTGAGGTTGAGGCCGGTCAGCTTCATGACGGCTTTGTTGGAGTTAGAGGGGCCGTACGGGTCAAacgtgggcgccagcgcggggcgACCGTTGACCGTCACGCCCGTCACCGCAAACTTGCACTGAGCGTTAATGTCCAGCTCAATCTTGTACAGGTCGATCTTCTTGTCACAGCAGGGCGATCCGGGCTTAGCGCATGGCACCACGCGCGTGGTCATGCACACGCGGTTGCCGGCGACGGTGTAGGGCATGTCCAGCCGGAATCGCGACTGCTGCGGGTCACGCGTGCAGCTGTAGGGCGGGAAGGTCTGGCCGAGCGCgaggcctgccgccagcactagCGCCAGCAATGCTGACGCTCTCATGTTTGCGAGTGGAAGCAACTGCAGGCAGAAGGAGTGACagaagggaagggaggagcGGCGGTTAGCGCAATGGAAGGCCCGCGGACTGCACACGATGGTGAGGAAAACGGCGAGCTCGTAAGCTACCCCCTTCAGAGACTCGGACCCAAGCGCCTTACGCTCGCAGCAGGTACTCTACATTACATTCTCATACGGTCACATAGGTGCCGCGACGGCGTTGCTCGCGGTTGCTTTCGGGTGAGTCGGACGCAACCGCATTCGCTGATGGCAAGGGCCCGTTGCACATCCTGGCTCGCCGAGCCCCAGCAACCCCTCAGCAGCTCTTCTTACCTTGCACTAGTGTCCAGAGCTCCGATGGCTACTAAATTCAGGTAGTCCTGGAAGGCGAGGTAGAAATGCTCGGTGTGGGGGCAAGTGCGTCTAGGTCCTGGCTTGCGCTATGTGGTGAAGCGCTATGAGCCTTGCTCGATGCTGTGCCTGGAGCGGGCCGGCCCTTGGTATTTATTGCGGGCAGGAGTCGGACCAGTAGTGGCCCCCGTACGGCTAACCGACGAAAAGGCTGGCGCGAGGCAGGGGGAGCGCGAATCAGAGCGCGAATGGGAGGGCGTAACACACGCCAACGCTACAAAATTTGCCATCGGTTTTTCGAGGTTTCTCATTGCACAGACGCGAAACCGCGTGTTCACAAGCCCTATGAGTTCCCTAGCAGTAGCTCTAGGTGTGATACTTACTGGTGATGCATACAAAGTATACAAACAGTTAAACAGCTAACCATTTCCGCCAACATGCCGGCGTTGCAGGCTTGGCTCGCATGACTCGTTGTGCTCGTTACAATAATGTCGGCAGTCTAGATGAATATCACCAGAAGACTGCCTCCTGGAAACTGGGCATCGCTGCTACTGGGACCTTTTTGCGGCGAAGGTCCGCATTCGAGCAGGGAACACCAACTGGTCGCAACGGGCGGCGTTAGGGCTATTAATTTCTAGAGTTTCCTAGCATGTTATAGCCTGCGTTGCTAATGAATGCGATTGTGGTCCCTACCTCAGGCCATCCATGCTCACCTACCTCCCTACCACTTGCGACCGGGGATTCAGCTCCGAGTTGCGCATACCATGTGTTGACGGCTTCATCAAGCTACAGTATGGCTCATACGTTGATGGACTGCAGCTCTCTAATACTTTCATGGTCTCACTGTTGGCGCGGCCGCTAAggggggggagctgggggtAGCGGGGGTCTGTTATCGAAGATGCCCCTGCAGGAGCGGGCACGGCGTCTGTGCAAGTGACGTTTGCATCCGGCATCTTTCCCCAAAtctggtgcgcgccgccgctgcgggtccAATGGTCCTACCCAAACAACCAGGCGCATCTCTGGACCCTGGCTTCCCTTGCTAGTGCCAGCCGTTCAGTCAGGCACAGGGCGGTAACGGTATGTCGCTGCTTGTTTCGCACCTCCGCCCCTCCGGCATCTGATCGGGTCTGCTGAGTGTGTCTCTAATTGTCAATGGCCTTGCCTATCACGAGGAAGCGGCACATAGCCAGACGTTTCCCGCGCCTTGTTACAAGGCGAGTCCGGGGCTCTTCCCCACCCAACGTTGGACTCGCGGTGGGGTATGCCGCCATGAGCCCCAACATGCACCACCAGGGGAACATGCGCGGAACACAGCAGCGACCCTACCACGCCCGACAGTTCAGTCGTGGCCTGGGGCCAGCCCACGGCCGACACTAAGCGCCTCTGCAACGGCAGCAGACCGCCCCCGCAAAAGACACGCAGCCGGGCCTGTCACTTCACGCCAACCAACAGCCTCCTTGCCTAGCCGCACACTACGCACACGAGCACAGAACgggtgcaggcggagcggcCCCGCAAcgacgccacgccacgcgcctgcacagctcacgccgcgcacgctgcggcgcgccgcccgatgctgctgccgccctccgcaacCGACGCTGCTAGCGCCAGCTGTTTACTCGTCCTTGTGCAggggtgtgtggtgcttgAAGGCGGGGTAGTCGAAGATGTGGTCGGGCTCGCGCTCGGCCAGGGGGCCCTTGTTGGTGATGACCTTGACGTGCGAGCCGTCGTTGATCAGGCGGCCCTCCTCGCGGAAGATCTTGAAGTCCTTGCGGGACAGGTTGGTGAAGCCCCTGTACAGGTGGAAGAGGGCGAGGACAGGAAAACAGCAATACGCGATCAGGCGCAAGAGGTTCGCTCATGGTTGCCACGAGGGGAAAAGGCGGGCATTTGCTCATGCTACGCGTCCATACAGCTAGAacgccctgctactgctagtTCTCATATAAGGATGAGACAAAATCGCGCCGagctcctgctgcaccgctCGCTACTGAGTATGGTAGTTGCTGCCCGCTGATCCACCGGCCCTCAGGAACCCGCCTGCCCGACGCCAGTCACTTGCCCATTTCTTAGTGTCAGATCTAGCCAGCAGCGCTGTCAACTCACCAGTTGTTGGACCGGATGATCTTCTGCCGGCCGGGGAACTTGAActtggcgcggcgcagggcctccTCGGCCACGGCACCGTGGTTGTCACGGCAGCGGATGCTCATCAGCACCTGGGCAATTCAAGGAGCATGAACCGACTGGTCAGCCGTAAAACATGAAAACCATGCGACTTTCCATGGTGCCCGTCCGCGCCGCTACTGCGTAGCGGAACGCCACCGCTCGAACGGCCGGCCCGttcagctgcagcgcgccacaACCACAATCCAAATGCTCCTGCTCCGTGTTGTGCGGCCTCAGTGCCCCCAATGCGCGACAGTCCATGTCGATCCACCCCACGCCTCCTGCCCAGATTGAGACCGAACTTGGGATGTACTTAGCACCCtttgcggtggcagcgccccATCCCCTATTCCTCGTGTCCAGCTGCCACCGGCACGCGTGCCTCACCTGGCCGATCTGCACACGAGCGCAGACGCCGTTGGGCTTGCCGAAAGCACCACGCATACCGGTCTGCAGGCGATCAGCGCCTGCGCACGAAAGCATCTGCGAGCACAAAGGCGCGATGAAGCCGGGTCAGCACAGCATGACCATCTAACTGGGATGCACGCCAAAACAACCACCGTAATGAGCATGACCACATTGTCCCATGCTGATGGTCCGCAACAGCGGAAAGAGTGCGCAAATGCATCCCAGCTCGAAGGGCCTATCTTTTCAAGGTACCGACAAGCACCCTGCTTGCCCAGACCCTGCTTGCCTTGTTGATGCGCAGCACGTGGAAGgggtgcacgcgcacgcgcaggtggAACGCCTCCTTTCCGGCGTTCTTCACCATGTACTTGTTAGCCGCCACACGGgcagcctccagcgcctcacTGGTCACGTTCTCCTTCTCCCAACTGTTTGTACAGCACAGCAACAACAGGAACAGCACGTCAGCACAGCTGAATGCAGCCCGTTCCCGTCTCAACCCCAGTCCCAAACGCCGGGCGGTAGGCACTGCGAATGCGTCCCGTCCCCCTTGCGTTCAGTAGCCCGCTCCGCTGTTCATTGCTGTCCAGGCACGAGGCGCGGTAGTTCCGAGcagcgagcgcggccgcccagctccaATCATATCAAGCGCCCCAGGCCCTCCGCCCGGTCCATGCTTGCGGGCGCAATGGCTactgcccgcgctgctgccagcaaggctgccgctgcccgccacagGCACACGTTGgccccgctccagctccaAGCCATGGCGCCACCGCAGTGGTGGCGCTCCGCGCTGCTCCGTGCGCTCATTCCGGCACCTCCGAATGATGTTGAGAGGCCCGACGCCGGTCCAATGGCAATGAGATCACAGCCTCCAAGACCGCCCCAACCCCGGCTGTTGCCCCTATCCTGCCAGTCCGCTCCCCACGCAAGTCCCCGTGCTAAGCAGAAACCCGCCCCCCAGCTTGCCACCACTTCACCCCATTGTCCTGTCACTAACGCACCTGGCCAGGTGGACGCAGCAGGGGAAGGTGTCCACATCGGCCCTCTTCATACCCGCATCGTAAATGCGGATCTTGGGGTCGGGCACACCACGGCAGAAGCGAGACTTCGGGTAGGGCTTACCCTTAGACTGCCGgtagcagcgggcggggcgacgACCCATCTTTGCCTGCACAGTGAGAGGCAACGCGCCAAGGGTGTCAGGCCGATTAGCGCAGCCTTCCAGACGGCGACTAGCCGGTAAGCAACAAACCAAAGAAAGCCCAAAATGGAGAATCTGTTGCTGAAAATTTATAGCTGtaggtgctggggctggcctcCGGCGCTCCCTGCGTGCGCGAGCTCCACGGATaactgctgctggggcactgcGTTCCCACGAGCGGATAATTTCTGATGCTTAATGACTGGCGGTTCTGGCAGCGACTGTCAGCGACCTTGCTCGCCGCCATGACCccagccgccgaggctgccgtccgcggcagcaccagagCATGCTGCTGTAATCTGTAAGGTAGTCCAGCTCCATAGCGGGCCATGGGGGCACAAGATATGACGGCCCCAGGCTGCTGGGCGTCTCCGCTCCCCATAGCGGCATCTCCGGCGCTGAAGGGCTGTTGTTGCACCTCAAAGCGTATTAGATTCCTGCATAGCCATGCTTATTGactgctcctgttgctgcttcgcgccagcagccgctccttgCCAATgctccgcctctgctgctgcactgaACAGCATACCCATCCCCGTCAAATTTGCAGGCTTCGCGCACCTGTTTTCGTAAAACGAAGGCCCGAGAAGAGGGCAAGTCCAGTTGGCGCTGCCGGACTTCACTCGCCTCCTTGCCTCCATGACCATGAGTCGTACGGGTGCCCGGTTCTTACGTTGCTTCCAGCTGGTCAGCAGCGCGTCAGATACTTTTAGGCCAGGCAATATCATCAACGTCTCGCAGCTACACGTAGGCCTCTGGTTCCGTTTCGAGGACTGATTTACTCGTCGCGCAACGTCAGTTTGTGACCAAACGGGGCGTTTCGGCTAAACTAGTGACGTAAAAGGCACTGGAAGGCAAATGAAGGTCCGCGGTAAAGTCAGGCGAGCACCGGGTGACAGCGAGCTGTCCGCGCTGTGGAGTGTGTGGGGGGATGCCTGTCCGGTTGCGGGCcgtgcacgcagcagcacatgtCGCCAGACTTCAAGCGTACCCTACTCTCTCGCTGAGTGCGCTTCTGGCAAGGGATGGTTCTGCTGGAGTGAAGTCCTCTTTAGCACGGTTATGGGAAAGCTGtatgggagggggggaggaagtGGCCACCGCAAACCCGAACCTCACCCCCGGCGGGCGTTGCTGCGTGACCTCCTTGGGCAGGCTGATGTGCGAGTTCTGTCGCAAGACAGTTGTGAAGCTATCACGGGACCAGCACTACGTGTACATCTACTGCACGAAGAACCCCAGGGTGAGTGGAAGCAGAGCGCGTCGACACACATGTTGCCACATACGTACTGGCTCGGCTGATGCTGTACTATTGTGAGATGTATCGGACGACCGGGCAGCCATGCTGCAGTAGTGTCATGGCGGCCATTCACGTTGAAACCCCCCTGTTATCTGCAGCACAAGCAACGGACAAAGTTCCTGACACTAGCGAGTCAAGCTGGGTCTGAATGCTGCTCGGGGCACGGACACGAAGAGCACCAGCATgggcacacgcccgcaccagcggcgggctTGCCCTGCCTTCCAGAGGCACCATACGCGCTGGTGCACTCAAAGATGATGGGCGACATcaacaggtgggtggggacaAACAAAGTGTTTGTAAGCAGCCTGAGGCTGTCTGGAAGGACGGGGCCACCCACGTGGCGAGTTGTCTAAGCCTGGATTGTTGCCGCGGGACCTGTTTGCAGGGGGCTCCTCGGGAGCCGGCACACGTCAGTCCTTGGCGAGCTGTACTGGCGCgcggccatgcagcagcagcagcagcagcagcagcagtagtgagGGGGTCGCGAGCCTGCAACAGCCCCTTGCATCGCGACGGGCAGTTCTCAGGGCCAGGAAGATCAGGCGGTAGAGCGCTGTGACAGCTTGTGCGCCCGGACCGCAGAGTGTGATGAATGCTGAGGGAAGCTAGCCGCCCGGCTCCCACGCAATGGGCCTGCAAATACAATGCTGCAACGCCATCGCGTGAAGCCGTGGATACGGCATCCATCGCGTGTACTCGAATGGTGCAGGCCGGCGTTCAGGGTACTTTGTGTGTTGTTAGTCCTCCTGACTTGTTCGGCACGCTTGTACGGCTATGATACGGTACTCCAAGGGTTGGTCCCGAGTTTAGGCATGTGGCTCCCACGTGTGCACCGCAGTGGGTATGACTGCCTGAGGTGTTTATGTATGTGTGGCGTACTCCTCTCCGTTCATGGTTGCGGGCCGCAAACAAAGCTTGATAGGCGAGATGAGACACAACCACAACATGAGTGCCGTTACGAGTGAAGTAACTTGCGAGGTGACTGCGAGAGTCTCCAACAGCACTTGGCGTGGTAGAGAGACACAGATTGTTACTGAATTGGAATGGTGGGTATGGGACCACGAGGAATCAGACGAAAGCAGACCTAGAATGCCAGCCAGGGGTGCGCACCCCTGATGCCAGCTGGCTTTACGGGTTGTCTGTGACTTGTCGCTAGGTGTAGGGCTGGTTCCAAGTTGCGCGAATTAAGTTGCTGCGGGTACGAACCGTTCGGGGCGAGCGTAACATGCGCATGCCGAGCTTGATGCTAAGAGGACCTGGAGACTGAGAACATGGATGCGCTGCAAGTGTACGTGCGCAGGGACAGAGCTGCTATGGGTGATGCTGACGGGTGTAACTACTGAGCAACCATGTGCAATCTGTAGAGGGCAGACTGCGTCTGACATGGTGAAACATGCATCGTGTTTGCAACACGTGTTCCAACCGCAATTTTGGATGAGCTACATAGCCTGCCTGCGAAGGTCATCTGCCTCAAGCCTGCCCCAAACAGTTTAATACCTGCACTAGCTGGACACAACGTGCGCCCTGACGCGACTTGTACAAAGCCCACAGTGACAGCCACGCAAGAACTCTATTGCTCGCCTAGCTATCATCTACTACCGgtaccgcctccgccacgttaTCCCACCGCTCATCCCGACaagccccctgcctccccacaaGCTCCCTGCCTCCCGTGGTATCCCAAGTTCCCAATGCTTTCATTGCTCCCCGTTGcccgccagccactcagcctcAATCGCCGCCATGATGGGCTCGGGGTCGATGCCGGCGGCAAGCATGGCGTCACACAACGCCCGGTTTTTAGCCGACTCCATGCCCAGGCACAGGAGCAGCTCGTCGAACTCCGCCTgcgtgagcggcaggcacgggGCGTGCCAACATGTCGGTTGCTTTGAGCCACACGCTGTGGTGGCGGACCACGCACCTCAATAAGCAACAATAGGGGTATGTGCAGCACGGCGCGGTAAAAGACGGCACATGGCCCGTGACTCGCACCTGCATGTCGCGCAGCTTGCGTACGGCTTCATCCAGCTGCGACTTTGTGGTGTCCAGCTGATGCCGGTGTGAGGTGATCTTTTCCTCGTACCGCCGCCACAcgtcgccgcgctgctgcacctgagGGTTCgtcgcggctggggccggctccgccgccgcttgcgccaggcgagctgccgcccgctggtgCAAGACAGCGTACCGGCCGCGGTCGGCAACGCTGGGTGACGCCACGTGGCGTGGCAGCGCCGAAGCGGAAGCTGGGCGCGCGGCCTgcacgcccacggcgccgctgccggggacGTTCACAGCCGGCgatgcgggcgccgcagccgcaaggtTCGCCGCGTTCGAGGTTCCGAAGGCCCGGGCAGCCGACGGcgaggccggcaccgccgcatgcgcggcctgcggcgcggccttg
The genomic region above belongs to Chlamydomonas reinhardtii strain CC-503 cw92 mt+ chromosome 9, whole genome shotgun sequence and contains:
- a CDS encoding ribosomal protein L10; the protein is MGRRPARCYRQSKGKPYPKSRFCRGVPDPKIRIYDAGMKRADVDTFPCCVHLASWEKENVTSEALEAARVAANKYMVKNAGKEAFHLRVRVHPFHVLRINKMLSCAGADRLQTGMRGAFGKPNGVCARVQIGQVLMSIRCRDNHGAVAEEALRRAKFKFPGRQKIIRSNNWGFTNLSRKDFKIFREEGRLINDGSHVKVITNKGPLAEREPDHIFDYPAFKHHTPLHKDE